In Apium graveolens cultivar Ventura chromosome 10, ASM990537v1, whole genome shotgun sequence, the following are encoded in one genomic region:
- the LOC141692737 gene encoding monolignol oxidoreductase AtBBE-like 15 has product MIMNITSCILFSFLSVLLFSEITLSWSVSEDDFLSCFSHSCKSSKNVVFTRNDSSYPAILLARIDNLRFATPSTPKPLVIVTPVYESQIKAVIFCAKKSNIQIRIRDGGHDFEGQSYRANEPFLLLDLINFRSVKIDTKNAVAWIGAGLTLGELYYRISERSRTLGWNAGLWSTVGVSGFIGGGGYGMMKRKFGLAADNTLDARFIDVHGRILNRKSMGEDLFWAIRGGGISSYGIVTRWKIKLVPVPRLVTIFGVARTLEQNGSRLFQEWQTISPNFKSRDLDVRVVVDTIQSNSSSRKDKKTVRFIFQSLFLGRINRLLPIMQKSFPQLGLVRQDCVELSWIQSAPFFSNFSINTPPEILLNRSAIPRYPYKGKSSFVDQPISSKGLQGVWDRMLQLPTQVALIQYTPFGGIMNEFSESSLPFPHRPGVLYMINIGITLDNNARQRLRWINELYNYYTPFVTKNPRTAYVNYIDLDLGTGNSSYEEASVWGEMYFKNNFKRLIKVKSAVDPNNFFRHQQSIPALFI; this is encoded by the coding sequence ATGATCATGAACATTACAAGTTGTATCTTATTTTCTTTCTTATCTGTTCTTCTCTTTTCAGAAATCACTCTGTCATGGTCAGTCTCAGAAGATGATTTTCTTAGCTGTTTTTCGCATTCTTGTAAAAGTTCGAAAAATGTTGTTTTTACTCGAAACGACTCCTCCTACCCTGCCATCCTCCTAGCAAGAATCGATAACTTGCGTTTCGCCACACCATCGACCCCGAAACCTCTGGTCATTGTTACACCAGTTTATGAGTCTCAGATAAAAGCTGTCATTTTCTGTGCCAAAAAAAGTAACATCCAAATTAGGATTCGAGACGGTGGTCATGATTTTGAGGGTCAATCATATCGAGCAAACGAACCTTTTTTGTTGCTCGATTTGATCAACTTTCGATCAGTGAAAATTGATACGAAAAATGCAGTTGCGTGGATTGGAGCAGGCTTAACCTTAGGTGAGCTGTACTATAGAATTTCGGAGAGAAGTAGAACACTGGGCTGGAATGCTGGCCTTTGGTCTACAGTTGGAGTGAGTGGATTTATAGGTGGTGGAGGGTATGGTATGATGAAACGGAAATTCGGGCTTGCTGCAGATAATACACTCGATGCTCGTTTCATCGACGTTCATGGAAGAATTCTTAATAGAAAATCAATGGGAGAAGATTTGTTTTGGGCCATACGAGGAGGAGGAATTTCGAGCTATGGAATTGTCACTAGATGGAAAATAAAACTTGTTCCTGTCCCCAGACTTGTGACGATTTTTGGAGTTGCGAGAACCTTGGAACAGAATGGTTCAAGACTTTTTCAAGAATGGCAGACAATTTCTCCCAACTTCAAAAGCAGAGATCTAGATGTTCGAGTTGTAGTAGACACTATACAGAGCAATTCAAGTTCTCGAAAAGACAAGAAAACTGTAAGATTTATCTTCCAGTCTTTATTCCTCGGACGAATTAACAGGCTTCTTCCGATAATGCAAAAAAGCTTCCCACAATTAGGTTTGGTGAGACAAGATTGTGTGGAGCTAAGTTGGATTCAATCAGCTCCATTTTTCTCAAACTTTTCCATCAACACCCCACCTGAAATTCTACTAAACAGAAGTGCCATTCCAAGGTATCCATATAAAGGAAAATCTAGTTTCGTCGATCAACCAATTTCATCAAAAGGCCTACAAGGAGTGTGGGATAGAATGCTCCAACTTCCGACACAAGTTGCACTAATACAGTACACACCATTTGGTGGGATAATGAATGAGTTCTCAGAGTCATCACTTCCCTTCCCACATAGACCTGGTGTTTTGTACATGATCAACATTGGAATAACTCTAGATAACAACGCGAGACAACGACTTCGATGGATCAATGAGTTGTATAACTATTACACTCCATTTGTTACCAAGAATCCGAGAACTGCATATGTGAATTATATTGATCTAGATCTTGGAACAGGGAACTCAAGCTATGAAGAAGCTAGTGTATGGGGAGAAATGTACTTTAAGAATAATTTTAAGAGGCTGATTAAGGTGAAGTCTGCTGTAGACCCCAACAACTTCTTCAGGCATCAGCAAAGCATCCCTGCTCTTTTTATTTGA